A window from Caloranaerobacter ferrireducens encodes these proteins:
- a CDS encoding lactate utilization protein, which yields MDKNVSFVIERKVKRTIENLEKNNMHGYFVQNEREAIEKIKELIKEGDTVTVGGSMTLFEVGVIDFLRNGNYNFLDRYKEGLTSEDIKELYRKSFSADVYFTGSNAITEEGELYNVDGRGNRVAAMIYGPDKVIVVVGVNKIVKNIDEAIERNRQWAAPANAKRLNRKTPCAEVGYCMDCMSSDRICNEYVVIKRQMQKGRIHVIIVNKNLGY from the coding sequence ATGGATAAAAATGTTTCCTTTGTTATTGAGAGAAAGGTTAAAAGGACTATTGAAAATTTAGAGAAAAACAATATGCATGGTTATTTTGTGCAAAATGAAAGGGAAGCTATTGAAAAAATTAAAGAGTTAATAAAAGAAGGGGATACAGTAACTGTTGGAGGTTCAATGACTTTGTTTGAAGTAGGAGTTATAGATTTTTTAAGGAATGGAAATTATAATTTTCTTGACAGATATAAAGAGGGTTTGACTAGCGAAGATATTAAAGAATTATATAGAAAAAGTTTTTCAGCAGATGTATATTTTACTGGTAGTAATGCAATAACAGAAGAAGGAGAGCTTTACAATGTAGATGGTAGAGGTAATAGAGTAGCAGCAATGATATATGGGCCAGATAAGGTGATAGTAGTTGTTGGTGTAAATAAAATAGTAAAAAATATAGATGAAGCAATAGAAAGAAATAGACAATGGGCAGCACCTGCTAATGCTAAAAGATTAAATAGAAAAACTCCTTGTGCTGAAGTTGGATACTGTATGGATTGCATGAGCTCAGATAGGATTTGTAATGAGTATGTAGTGATAAAAAGGCAAATGCAAAAAGGTAGAATTCACGTTATAATAGTAAATAAAAATTTAGGATATTAG